A region of Toxorhynchites rutilus septentrionalis strain SRP chromosome 1, ASM2978413v1, whole genome shotgun sequence DNA encodes the following proteins:
- the LOC129761791 gene encoding transmembrane protein 183, with amino-acid sequence MSGMSVCVKVKSRNSSSANDVTIYDFANSLKTGARFSKANKLAICTVTDEEADDETPDNGSRKITEDLTARDTLYADYVIDIWYLISEYIHPEDIARFALICRKTAEVVQSAKFWKHLYWKHYSHNIELPRRLQPEFMVLQRGLRARTIRSLFYFYTPFINRITATSFTDPHRVEGRQMIYSWYSKNKTGWNYYFKLRTRLITGSRAAKSAMLQRSKDSLEYLQDTYMNPEEGCQILIVITDSIHIIPQFHEQLYVKSITQTLAQGMTKYKVRLQLANYCQRVVDELTFVPVRQVRVLDWWNPEYYREDSTISERDLISEEHEDEMSNEYWDD; translated from the exons ATGTCTGGGATGTCCGTTTGTGTAAAAGTGAAATCACGCAATTCGAGTTCCGCGAATG ATGTTACCATTTATGACTTTGCTAACTCCCTGAAAACTGGGGCTCGGTTTTCTAAGGCAAATAAGCTAGCTATTTGTACGGTTACCGATGAAGAGGCTGATGATGAGACTCCTGACAATGGCTCTAGAAAAATTACAGAAGATTTAACCGCACGGGACACCTTGTATGCTGATTACGTTATTGATATTTGGTATCTAATATCGGAATACATTCACCCGGAAGATATTGCCCGCTTCGCGCTTATCTGTCGCAAAACGGCGGAAGTTGTTCAATCTGCTAAGTTCTGGAAACACCTATACTGGAAACACTATAGTCACAATATAGAACTCCCGCGACGACTCCAGCCGGAGTTTATGGTGCTACAGCGAGGTCTACGAGCGCGTACAATACGATCTCTTTTTTACTTCTATACGCCTTTTATCAATCGCATTACTGCGACATCGTTTACCGATCCTCATCGGGTAGAAGGTCGGCAGATGATATATTCCTggtattcgaaaaacaaaacgGGTTGGAACTACTATTTTAAGCTGAGGACACGGCTCATCACAGGAAGTCGCGCTGCAAAATCGGCTATGTTGCAACGATCGAAGGACTCGCTCGAGTACTTGCAAGATACGTACATGAATCCTGAAGAAGGctgccaaattctcatcgtAATAACGGATTCGATTCATATTATTCCTCAATTTCACGAGCAGTTGTATGTCAAATCGATCACGCAAACGTTGGCTCAAGGGATGACGAAGTACAAAGTGAGGCTGCAACTGGCTAACTACTGCCAGCGAGTTGTGGACGAACTCACATTCGTACCAGTTCGACAGGTACGTGTTTTGGATTGGTGGAATCCTGAGTACTATCGTGAGGATTCGACAATCAGCGAGCGGGATCTAATATCGGAGGAGCATGAAGATGAGATGAGTAACGAATATTGGGATGACTAG
- the LOC129762263 gene encoding uncharacterized protein LOC129762263 isoform X1 gives MLFQCAVQKRKHISLGKIDVMLVGSSMRSPRGIHTFYNPTTKTWSGKRNPPLYNPQQTLGELIVAILARTPNHITQISTDSGARVTCSEMRLRTIRTAQNLTNMGYTHEDVFTMAVKNDELLAPVLFACFTLGIPVNTLDASFKRDDFSYMLTTVKPKVVFCDQDALNEMEAAIQTAGIEPVVILFGKKIDGYMHIQELMNPTGKEEPFVPPHFDDSANRLAIILCSSGTTGRSKGVCLSHSVCIANLLNGFQCYPSDVLFCFSSLYWLSGLAFLISGTISGATRIITRESYDPSLALDIIEKYRVSLTMFSPATTLEILKHPLMEKTNLSSIRAFVCGGAAVPASMKHSFERIVPNATFHVGYGLSEAGGVVTLTDNDCYKDGTTGYINAACQARIIDDSGHPLDIGQEGEIALKMTYNFMGYFGNEDATREILDSEGWLHTGDIGRFDEDGLLYVIDRKKDIIKYNGYQISPSEIESVIQSMPGIINVCVTGVPVPGSDLPAALVVKSNGTDVDRDGIHQLVENKLGSYKQLRGGVYFTSVLPMTPSGKILRRKCRDIVTGMYNCNNVESER, from the exons ATGTTATTCCAGTGTGCAGTTCAGAAGAGAAAACACATATCTTTAGGTAAAATAGACGTGATGCTGGTAG GATCTAGCATGCGCTCCCCTCGAGGCATCCATACTTTCTACAATCCAACGACCAAGACATGGAGCGGCAAGCGGAATCCACCCTTGTACAACCCACAGCAAACACTAGGCGAACTTATTGTCGCCATTCTTGCCAGAACACCCAACCACATAACTCAAATCAGCACCGATAGTGGAGCCCGAGTGACATGCTCCGAAATGCGACTGAGAACAATCCGCACGGCACAGAACCTCACCAACATGGGTTACACCCACGAGGACGTCTTCACAATGGCAGTTAAAAACGATGAACTGCTAGCACCAGTGCTTTTCGCTTGCTTCACGCTGGGAATACCCGTTAACACGCTGGACGCATCCTTCAAGCGGGATGACTTCAGCTACATGTTAACAACCGTGAAACCAAAAGTAGTTTTCTGTGATCAAGATGCGCTGAATGAAATGGAGGCCGCTATACAAACTGCTGGTATTGAACCTGTTGTCATACTCTTCGGCAAAAAGATCGATGGATACATGCATATCCAAGAATTGATGAACCCTACGGGTAAGGAGGAACCATTCGT ACCCCCACATTTTGATGACTCCGCCAACCGTTTAGCTATTATCTTGTGTTCCTCCGGAACAACCGGACGTTCCAAAGGAGTTTGTCTATCCCACTCGGTATGCATTGCTAACCTGTTGAACGGATTCCAATGCTATCCCTCGGATGTACTGTTTTGCTTTAGTTCACTTTACTGGTTGTCAGGACTAGCGTTCCTTATATCGGGCACAATTTCTGGGGCAACTCGAATTATCACACGGGAATCGTACGATCCGTCGCTCGCATTGGATATTATCGAAAAATACCGGGTATCACTCACAATGTTCTCACCAGCAACAACACTGGAGATACTGAAACATCCCCTTATGGAGAAAACCAATTTGTCCAGCATTCGAGCTTTTGTGTGTGGTGGAGCAGCAGTACCCGCCAGTATGAAACATTCCTTCGAACGAATAGTGCCAAACGCAACGTTTCACGTTGGATATGGTCTCTCCGAAGCAGGAGGTGTAGTGACACTTACTGACAATGATTGCTATAAGGACGGAACAACGGGATATATAAACGCCGCTTGTCAAGCCAGAATTATTGATGACAGTGGGCATCCTCTGGATATTGGCCAAGAGGGAGAAATCGCCCTCAAAATGACTTACAACTTCATGGGTTATTTCGGGAACGAGGATGCCACTAGAGAGATTCTGGACAGCGAAGGTTGGTTACACACGGGAGATATTGGAAGATTCGACGAAGATGGCTTGTTGTATGTGATAGATCGTAAAAAAGATATTATTAAGTATAACGGCTACCAGATTTCGCCGAGTGAAATTGAGAGCGTTATCCAGTCGATGCCAGGTATAATCAATGTTTGTGTAACCGGAGTTCCTGTTCCTGGCAGTGATCTTCCAGCTGCATTGGTCGTTAAATCAAATGGAACAGACGTTGACAGAGACGGAATTCACCAGCTCGTGGAGAATAAACTGGGCAGTTACAAGCAGTTGCGAGGAGGTGTATATTTCACCAGTGTACTACCAATGACGCCTTCAGGCAAGATATTACGGAGGAAGTGTCGCGATATTGTAACCGGAATGTAtaactgtaacaatgttgaatCAGAACGATAA
- the LOC129762263 gene encoding uncharacterized protein LOC129762263 isoform X2, protein MRSPRGIHTFYNPTTKTWSGKRNPPLYNPQQTLGELIVAILARTPNHITQISTDSGARVTCSEMRLRTIRTAQNLTNMGYTHEDVFTMAVKNDELLAPVLFACFTLGIPVNTLDASFKRDDFSYMLTTVKPKVVFCDQDALNEMEAAIQTAGIEPVVILFGKKIDGYMHIQELMNPTGKEEPFVPPHFDDSANRLAIILCSSGTTGRSKGVCLSHSVCIANLLNGFQCYPSDVLFCFSSLYWLSGLAFLISGTISGATRIITRESYDPSLALDIIEKYRVSLTMFSPATTLEILKHPLMEKTNLSSIRAFVCGGAAVPASMKHSFERIVPNATFHVGYGLSEAGGVVTLTDNDCYKDGTTGYINAACQARIIDDSGHPLDIGQEGEIALKMTYNFMGYFGNEDATREILDSEGWLHTGDIGRFDEDGLLYVIDRKKDIIKYNGYQISPSEIESVIQSMPGIINVCVTGVPVPGSDLPAALVVKSNGTDVDRDGIHQLVENKLGSYKQLRGGVYFTSVLPMTPSGKILRRKCRDIVTGMYNCNNVESER, encoded by the exons ATGCGCTCCCCTCGAGGCATCCATACTTTCTACAATCCAACGACCAAGACATGGAGCGGCAAGCGGAATCCACCCTTGTACAACCCACAGCAAACACTAGGCGAACTTATTGTCGCCATTCTTGCCAGAACACCCAACCACATAACTCAAATCAGCACCGATAGTGGAGCCCGAGTGACATGCTCCGAAATGCGACTGAGAACAATCCGCACGGCACAGAACCTCACCAACATGGGTTACACCCACGAGGACGTCTTCACAATGGCAGTTAAAAACGATGAACTGCTAGCACCAGTGCTTTTCGCTTGCTTCACGCTGGGAATACCCGTTAACACGCTGGACGCATCCTTCAAGCGGGATGACTTCAGCTACATGTTAACAACCGTGAAACCAAAAGTAGTTTTCTGTGATCAAGATGCGCTGAATGAAATGGAGGCCGCTATACAAACTGCTGGTATTGAACCTGTTGTCATACTCTTCGGCAAAAAGATCGATGGATACATGCATATCCAAGAATTGATGAACCCTACGGGTAAGGAGGAACCATTCGT ACCCCCACATTTTGATGACTCCGCCAACCGTTTAGCTATTATCTTGTGTTCCTCCGGAACAACCGGACGTTCCAAAGGAGTTTGTCTATCCCACTCGGTATGCATTGCTAACCTGTTGAACGGATTCCAATGCTATCCCTCGGATGTACTGTTTTGCTTTAGTTCACTTTACTGGTTGTCAGGACTAGCGTTCCTTATATCGGGCACAATTTCTGGGGCAACTCGAATTATCACACGGGAATCGTACGATCCGTCGCTCGCATTGGATATTATCGAAAAATACCGGGTATCACTCACAATGTTCTCACCAGCAACAACACTGGAGATACTGAAACATCCCCTTATGGAGAAAACCAATTTGTCCAGCATTCGAGCTTTTGTGTGTGGTGGAGCAGCAGTACCCGCCAGTATGAAACATTCCTTCGAACGAATAGTGCCAAACGCAACGTTTCACGTTGGATATGGTCTCTCCGAAGCAGGAGGTGTAGTGACACTTACTGACAATGATTGCTATAAGGACGGAACAACGGGATATATAAACGCCGCTTGTCAAGCCAGAATTATTGATGACAGTGGGCATCCTCTGGATATTGGCCAAGAGGGAGAAATCGCCCTCAAAATGACTTACAACTTCATGGGTTATTTCGGGAACGAGGATGCCACTAGAGAGATTCTGGACAGCGAAGGTTGGTTACACACGGGAGATATTGGAAGATTCGACGAAGATGGCTTGTTGTATGTGATAGATCGTAAAAAAGATATTATTAAGTATAACGGCTACCAGATTTCGCCGAGTGAAATTGAGAGCGTTATCCAGTCGATGCCAGGTATAATCAATGTTTGTGTAACCGGAGTTCCTGTTCCTGGCAGTGATCTTCCAGCTGCATTGGTCGTTAAATCAAATGGAACAGACGTTGACAGAGACGGAATTCACCAGCTCGTGGAGAATAAACTGGGCAGTTACAAGCAGTTGCGAGGAGGTGTATATTTCACCAGTGTACTACCAATGACGCCTTCAGGCAAGATATTACGGAGGAAGTGTCGCGATATTGTAACCGGAATGTAtaactgtaacaatgttgaatCAGAACGATAA